A genomic region of Caldicellulosiruptor acetigenus contains the following coding sequences:
- a CDS encoding glycine cleavage system protein H: MLYGERLLFGDMWVEVNGSIASAGITKNLEMELGDIVIFEFFKTSGYIQEGEEFARIESIYKTYTLKSPVSGYIRWVNRELPFDPTLLNLLPEETEIISIDIQQLV; this comes from the coding sequence ATGCTGTACGGTGAGAGACTTCTTTTTGGGGATATGTGGGTTGAAGTTAATGGCTCGATTGCTTCAGCAGGTATAACTAAAAATTTGGAGATGGAACTTGGAGATATTGTAATTTTTGAGTTTTTCAAAACATCAGGGTATATTCAAGAAGGAGAAGAGTTTGCAAGAATTGAGTCAATTTACAAGACGTACACCTTGAAATCCCCAGTTAGTGGTTATATAAGGTGGGTAAACCGTGAACTTCCTTTTGACCCTACCTTGTTAAATTTATTGCCAGAAGAAACAGAAATAATTAGTATAGACATCCAGCAACTTGTGTGA
- a CDS encoding ABC transporter substrate-binding protein, translating to MPMKFSKKLVAILVLIAFAVALIPFYSHAADFPVTVKDGKGYSITVKQKPQRILSLALQTDEILLNMVSSSRIVGLSIFADDKNNSNVVNLAKNVKGRYSSNDIEKIIAANPDLVIVPYYIDKSKYDLLKKGLKCPIYVSLNPNSIANIKQEIINLSKLTGEIQKGQALIKYMDDKINFVQKKVKYLRKKKYVLFYTYYFNSTYGKNTTQHEIAKYAGVINIAAVAGLKGWPTISKEQILEWDPDIIVIPSASYNPKKTSQQYVEEFKKDPAFKNLKAVKNNSVIILDDRHVQTVSHYIVEGIYDLAKAAYPYLFK from the coding sequence ATGCCGATGAAGTTTTCTAAAAAGTTAGTTGCAATACTTGTTTTGATTGCATTTGCGGTAGCTTTAATTCCATTTTATTCTCATGCTGCAGACTTTCCTGTCACAGTTAAAGACGGGAAAGGCTATAGCATAACTGTAAAGCAAAAGCCTCAGAGGATTTTGTCTCTTGCACTTCAAACAGATGAGATTTTGCTCAATATGGTATCAAGCAGCAGAATTGTTGGGCTTTCAATATTTGCTGATGACAAGAACAATTCCAATGTCGTAAATCTTGCTAAGAATGTAAAAGGCAGATATTCGAGCAACGACATTGAAAAGATAATTGCGGCAAATCCTGACCTTGTGATAGTGCCTTATTACATTGACAAGTCAAAGTACGACCTTTTGAAGAAGGGTCTTAAGTGTCCTATATATGTCAGCTTAAATCCAAATTCGATTGCAAATATCAAACAGGAGATTATAAATCTTTCAAAGCTAACTGGTGAAATCCAGAAAGGCCAGGCTCTTATAAAGTACATGGACGATAAAATTAACTTTGTGCAGAAAAAGGTAAAATACTTGAGAAAGAAGAAGTATGTGCTCTTTTACACATACTATTTCAACTCAACATATGGCAAGAATACAACCCAGCATGAGATTGCAAAGTATGCAGGGGTTATAAATATAGCAGCTGTTGCTGGATTGAAAGGCTGGCCAACTATATCAAAAGAACAGATTTTAGAGTGGGACCCTGACATCATTGTTATTCCGTCTGCGTCGTACAATCCAAAAAAGACTTCTCAGCAGTATGTAGAGGAGTTCAAAAAAGACCCTGCTTTCAAAAACTTAAAAGCTGTAAAGAACAACAGCGTAATTATTCTTGATGATAGGCACGTTCAAACAGTTTCGCACTATATTGTTGAAGGTATTTATGACTTAGCAAAAGCTGCGTATCCGTATCTTTTCAAATAA
- a CDS encoding FecCD family ABC transporter permease, which yields MQLKKVLIILFFLLLTVFIISIGVGSVFIPPLRVLKALLSLIGINLGPANDMDLTIVGQIRLPRIIIAMIVGMSLSIAGALVQGLYRNPMADPGIIGTSSGASLGAIICIAFSLNTINIFYLPLFAFAGALLISFLVYRLSTKNNKTPITNLILIGIAVSTFVSSINSLILSNINQYQVSEYIFWMLGSLDGRSWVHVKISFVPLCVLILCSLLFAKRINILILGEEESFTIGVNPEKLKKALLFLVSLITGIAVSVSGPISFVGLIVPHMLRLIVGSDYRRLIPASVLSGGIFLIVCDTIARVLFSPVEVKVGIITSLVGVPYFLYLLKKRENEVSV from the coding sequence GTGCAGTTGAAAAAGGTTTTGATTATTTTATTCTTTCTGCTTTTGACAGTATTTATAATATCCATAGGGGTGGGAAGTGTTTTTATCCCTCCCCTTCGTGTTTTAAAGGCACTTTTATCGCTCATAGGCATCAATTTAGGTCCAGCGAATGATATGGATTTGACAATTGTCGGGCAGATAAGACTTCCAAGAATAATAATTGCAATGATTGTTGGGATGAGCTTGAGCATAGCTGGTGCGCTTGTTCAAGGACTTTATAGAAACCCCATGGCAGACCCAGGGATTATCGGAACGTCAAGCGGTGCAAGTTTAGGTGCTATTATTTGCATAGCCTTTTCGCTCAACACCATAAACATATTTTATTTACCATTGTTTGCTTTTGCAGGTGCGCTTTTGATTTCTTTTTTAGTGTACAGACTTTCGACTAAGAACAACAAAACTCCCATTACAAACCTCATTTTAATTGGTATTGCAGTTTCAACTTTTGTGTCTTCTATAAACTCTTTGATTCTTTCAAACATAAATCAGTATCAGGTAAGCGAATACATATTTTGGATGCTTGGAAGCTTAGACGGCAGAAGCTGGGTACATGTGAAGATTAGCTTTGTTCCTCTTTGTGTCTTGATACTGTGTTCTTTGCTATTTGCAAAGAGGATAAATATTTTGATACTTGGTGAGGAAGAGAGCTTTACAATTGGTGTAAATCCAGAAAAGCTAAAAAAAGCCTTGCTTTTTCTTGTTTCGCTCATAACGGGGATAGCAGTTTCAGTCTCAGGACCGATCAGCTTTGTTGGGCTAATTGTACCACACATGCTCAGACTCATTGTTGGAAGCGATTATAGAAGGCTGATACCTGCTTCGGTTCTGAGTGGTGGAATATTTTTGATTGTGTGTGATACAATTGCAAGAGTATTGTTTTCACCAGTTGAAGTAAAAGTTGGGATTATAACCTCTTTGGTGGGGGTACCATATTTTTTGTACCTTCTGAAAAAGCGTGAAAATGAGGTGAGTGTATAG
- a CDS encoding ABC transporter ATP-binding protein, with amino-acid sequence MPLFVENLKCGYSYPIVEINGRLKFEEGKVYGFVGPNGSGKSTLIKALAGLVKILEGRVYFDNVQITKLSDIERAKLISYMPQHIFSSFPFTVLDVVMMGRFPYEKSRFFATCESKKIAEEKIEQVELSSKKLSSILKISGGERQRTSFARVLAQSSKVLLLDEPNSNLDISHQEKILRIAKQEALSGKIVIMAIHNLKIAAKVCDSIIMMKDGKIVDIGRPDEVLNQQNIKKVYGVEAVVYKNPFGIFDIELIQTEAPKAFHVHVIAGGGSAQLLYRMLIEMGCKVTTGVLSTNDTDFETAQLFSIYTVFTKPFMPIGEKEYIENVQLISKADLCVLCSIPFGVQNLKNLEALRYANKLCIIEEEDISKRDFTGGLATNLYNCLREKALVVSSIESLKDYILKETNGKM; translated from the coding sequence ATGCCTCTTTTTGTTGAGAACCTCAAATGCGGCTACTCTTATCCAATTGTCGAGATAAACGGAAGGCTTAAGTTTGAAGAAGGAAAAGTCTATGGATTTGTTGGGCCAAACGGAAGTGGTAAAAGTACGCTGATAAAGGCTTTAGCAGGACTTGTCAAAATTCTTGAAGGAAGGGTTTATTTTGATAATGTGCAGATAACCAAGCTTTCTGACATAGAAAGAGCAAAGCTTATTTCGTACATGCCACAGCACATCTTTTCAAGCTTTCCATTTACAGTTCTTGATGTTGTGATGATGGGAAGATTTCCCTATGAAAAGAGCAGGTTTTTTGCTACCTGCGAGAGCAAAAAAATTGCAGAGGAGAAGATAGAACAGGTTGAGCTTTCAAGCAAAAAGCTTTCAAGCATACTAAAGATTTCAGGTGGTGAGAGGCAAAGAACATCATTTGCGCGTGTGCTTGCTCAAAGTAGCAAAGTTTTGCTTTTAGATGAGCCAAACTCAAACTTGGACATCTCTCACCAGGAAAAGATTTTAAGGATTGCAAAACAAGAAGCGCTTTCTGGCAAGATTGTCATAATGGCAATTCACAATCTAAAAATTGCAGCAAAAGTGTGTGACAGCATTATTATGATGAAAGATGGTAAAATTGTGGATATTGGAAGGCCAGATGAAGTTCTAAACCAGCAGAACATCAAAAAGGTGTACGGAGTTGAGGCAGTTGTTTACAAAAATCCTTTCGGGATATTTGATATAGAACTTATCCAAACAGAAGCTCCAAAAGCTTTTCACGTTCATGTTATTGCAGGAGGTGGGAGCGCACAGCTTCTTTACAGGATGCTCATTGAAATGGGATGTAAAGTCACAACAGGTGTACTTTCCACAAACGACACAGACTTTGAAACAGCTCAGCTTTTTTCCATCTACACAGTATTTACAAAACCTTTTATGCCAATTGGAGAAAAAGAGTATATTGAAAATGTTCAGCTAATCAGCAAGGCAGACCTGTGCGTGCTGTGCAGTATTCCGTTTGGTGTTCAAAACCTGAAAAACTTAGAGGCACTGAGATATGCTAATAAGCTTTGCATAATTGAAGAGGAGGATATTTCAAAGCGCGATTTTACAGGCGGTTTGGCAACAAATCTTTACAATTGCTTGAGGGAAAAAGCATTGGTTGTTTCAAGCATTGAGAGCTTGAAAGATTACATCCTAAAAGAGACAAATGGTAAAATGTGA
- a CDS encoding lactate utilization protein: MNPNKAWWIDTNFETVKKNLEARNFECFVVEKKEDVVPLLEKLISKGSVVSCGGSMTLFECGVIDFLRNGSYNFLDRYKEGITPEELGEIYRKSFWADYYLMSTNAITLDGKLINIDGNGNRLAALLFGPKNVIVIAGKNKLVLNEEQGLLRVRNIASPMNSKRLSRNTPCTQDGKCHDCLSSDSICSHIVVTRRSPAKGRIKVVLVKEDLGF; the protein is encoded by the coding sequence ATGAATCCAAACAAGGCATGGTGGATAGATACTAACTTTGAAACTGTAAAGAAAAACTTGGAAGCAAGAAACTTTGAATGTTTTGTTGTTGAGAAAAAAGAAGATGTTGTGCCTCTTTTAGAAAAGCTCATTTCAAAAGGTAGTGTGGTATCGTGCGGTGGGTCAATGACACTTTTTGAGTGTGGTGTGATAGATTTTCTGAGAAATGGCAGTTACAACTTTTTGGATAGATACAAAGAAGGAATAACACCTGAGGAACTTGGTGAGATTTACAGAAAATCTTTCTGGGCTGACTACTATCTTATGTCAACAAACGCAATAACACTTGACGGAAAGCTCATAAACATAGATGGAAACGGCAACAGGCTTGCAGCACTTCTTTTTGGTCCCAAAAACGTAATAGTGATTGCCGGCAAGAACAAGCTTGTTTTAAACGAAGAGCAAGGTTTGTTGAGGGTAAGGAACATAGCATCTCCTATGAACTCAAAAAGACTTTCTCGAAACACGCCATGTACTCAGGATGGAAAATGCCATGACTGTTTGAGTAGCGATAGCATCTGCAGCCATATTGTTGTGACAAGAAGGTCTCCAGCAAAGGGAAGAATCAAAGTTGTGCTGGTCAAAGAAGACCTGGGCTTTTGA
- a CDS encoding C40 family peptidase, with amino-acid sequence MNTKALIALLVGIFLMFFSAKAFAQSAQAKSTINIRSAPSTSSKILGVFPKGFKAQVLSSAGGWVKISYDGIVGYVKSDYIKLTNDKTSSASNTSRSSVAKTVAKAVQATVLKDNARLRSDMSTSSKVLKTLKSGSKVYVLSKEANGWVKVKTLDGTVGYMAYYLLRMPSQLASKTVSRGGFERSQEEAFGNLSLVQRILEFAQRFRGIRYSYGGTSPSTGFDCSGFVQFVFKNFGIHLERTAADMARTNGVRISYSEIKPGDLLFFDTDGGKNYINHVGIYLGGGKFIHASSARGRVIETDLNSYYGRFFMMAKRVIR; translated from the coding sequence ATGAACACTAAAGCTTTAATAGCTCTTTTGGTTGGAATTTTTCTGATGTTTTTTTCTGCAAAGGCCTTTGCCCAGTCAGCCCAGGCAAAATCTACAATAAATATAAGAAGTGCACCTTCAACAAGTAGCAAGATTTTAGGAGTTTTCCCAAAAGGGTTTAAAGCACAGGTTTTGTCAAGTGCTGGTGGATGGGTAAAGATTTCGTATGATGGAATTGTTGGGTATGTAAAGTCTGATTACATAAAACTTACAAATGATAAAACAAGCTCAGCTTCAAATACTTCAAGGTCAAGTGTTGCAAAGACGGTTGCTAAAGCTGTACAAGCTACAGTTTTAAAAGACAATGCGCGTTTGAGAAGTGATATGTCGACTTCATCAAAGGTGCTAAAGACATTAAAAAGTGGCAGCAAGGTCTATGTTTTGTCGAAAGAAGCAAATGGCTGGGTGAAGGTAAAGACGCTTGATGGGACAGTAGGATATATGGCTTATTACCTTTTGAGGATGCCATCGCAGCTTGCATCAAAGACAGTGTCACGTGGTGGCTTTGAAAGAAGTCAAGAAGAAGCTTTTGGAAATCTTAGCCTGGTACAGAGAATTTTAGAGTTTGCTCAAAGATTTCGTGGTATAAGATACTCGTATGGTGGGACATCACCATCAACGGGTTTTGACTGTTCAGGATTTGTTCAGTTTGTGTTCAAAAACTTTGGGATACATCTTGAAAGAACGGCAGCTGACATGGCAAGGACAAATGGTGTGAGAATTTCGTATAGTGAAATTAAACCGGGGGACTTGCTTTTCTTTGATACAGACGGTGGGAAAAATTATATAAATCATGTTGGTATATATTTAGGCGGTGGCAAGTTCATTCATGCATCGAGTGCAAGGGGACGCGTAATAGAAACTGACCTCAATTCATATTATGGAAGATTTTTTATGATGGCAAAAAGAGTCATAAGATGA
- a CDS encoding YqeG family HAD IIIA-type phosphatase, producing the protein MLKKFKPDMICKSILDIDLETLIKRGINYLIIDIDNTIVAWGEFEVRDEIIDWLEKARKMGFKICLVSNNQKDRVKKIESILGIPAIYNAKKPLKSGFLKASYLLHQGKKNHQTAVIGDQFFTDVIGAKRLKLYVVLVRPLEEKEFFVTRINRIFERKILKYYEKDERE; encoded by the coding sequence ATGCTAAAAAAGTTCAAACCTGATATGATATGCAAAAGTATATTGGATATTGACCTTGAAACTCTTATAAAAAGAGGAATAAACTATCTCATTATCGACATAGACAACACCATAGTTGCGTGGGGTGAATTTGAGGTAAGAGACGAGATTATTGATTGGCTTGAAAAGGCTCGAAAGATGGGATTTAAAATTTGCCTTGTTTCGAACAACCAGAAGGATAGAGTCAAAAAAATAGAAAGTATACTTGGCATTCCTGCTATCTATAATGCCAAAAAACCTTTGAAATCTGGATTTTTAAAAGCTTCATACCTGCTTCATCAGGGCAAGAAAAATCATCAAACAGCTGTGATAGGTGACCAGTTCTTTACAGATGTCATAGGCGCAAAAAGGTTAAAACTTTACGTAGTTTTGGTCCGACCTTTGGAAGAAAAGGAGTTTTTTGTAACTAGAATAAACAGGATTTTTGAAAGGAAAATATTAAAATACTACGAAAAGGATGAGAGGGAATGA
- the aroE gene encoding shikimate dehydrogenase codes for MKKLFLIGKSLKHSISPFIHNRILSELNIDAVYSNVELSDTEELKEFVEMVRKDEDVVGFNITIPYKEDILEFCDEVSEDVRIINAANTVKKEDGKLLAYNTDWIGFKKSLEHVGVDVKDKKILVLGSGGAAKACIYGLYKMGAKEVFVANRTYEKAERLKEVFQDILKILPVEWLRRYEFKYDIIINTTSVGMFPNIENSPFDFEIYDQSLPVFVYDMIYNPLKTAFLKEAEKRGIKTENGLKMLVYQAVEAEKIWFGGIDIVSNLIVEILNECERKVARIE; via the coding sequence ATGAAAAAACTTTTTTTGATTGGCAAGAGCTTAAAACACTCGATTTCACCTTTTATTCATAACAGGATTCTATCTGAGCTGAATATTGATGCAGTTTATTCAAATGTAGAACTCTCTGATACTGAAGAGCTAAAAGAATTTGTTGAGATGGTAAGAAAAGATGAGGATGTTGTTGGATTTAACATAACAATTCCTTACAAGGAAGATATTTTGGAGTTTTGCGATGAAGTCTCAGAAGATGTCAGAATAATAAACGCGGCAAATACTGTGAAAAAAGAAGATGGGAAACTTTTGGCTTACAATACCGATTGGATAGGGTTTAAAAAAAGCTTGGAGCATGTGGGGGTTGATGTAAAAGACAAAAAAATATTGGTGCTCGGTAGCGGTGGTGCAGCAAAAGCTTGCATCTACGGGCTTTATAAAATGGGAGCAAAGGAAGTTTTTGTTGCAAACAGGACATATGAGAAGGCTGAAAGATTAAAAGAGGTTTTTCAAGACATTTTAAAAATCCTTCCAGTAGAATGGCTAAGAAGATATGAGTTTAAGTACGATATAATTATTAACACAACATCTGTGGGAATGTTTCCGAATATTGAAAACAGTCCTTTTGACTTTGAAATTTATGATCAAAGCCTGCCAGTTTTTGTATATGATATGATATACAATCCTCTTAAGACCGCCTTTTTGAAAGAGGCTGAAAAGAGAGGAATAAAGACTGAAAACGGACTTAAGATGCTTGTGTACCAGGCAGTTGAAGCAGAAAAAATTTGGTTTGGCGGCATTGATATTGTCTCAAATTTGATTGTTGAAATACTGAATGAATGTGAGAGGAAAGTAGCCCGAATTGAATAG